The Helianthus annuus cultivar XRQ/B chromosome 15, HanXRQr2.0-SUNRISE, whole genome shotgun sequence genomic sequence GTGTAAAGATTTGGATGAGAAGAAGACACCGCTTGATTGGCATACGCGGATGAAGATAGCTAAAGGAGTGGCTAAAGGGCTCGAATATCTGCATAACATGGCTGACCCTCCAATCATTTATCGAGATCTAAAATCATTAAACGTGTTACTAGACGGTGATATGAATCCTAAGCTCTCAGACTATGGGCCAATAAAGATTCGCCAAAAAGAAGGAGAAGATCATATCTCGACTAGAGTGATGGAGACATACGGGTATTCTTCTCCTGAATATGCTACGACTGGAGAGTTAACAACAAAGTCAAACGTATACAGCTTCGGGGTTGTATTCTTAGAGTTAATCTCGGGAAGAAGAGTTGTTGATAACAAAAGACCAACCGAAGAGCAAAATCTCATTATATGGGTAAGCTGTACCCAAAAAAATCACATTATTTCATGAAATGACCTGCATATATACATGTGGAGCCCACAGAAAGTTGCCCCCCTATCCGCTATTCGTATATTTGTCGatttaattttgtttaaaataCACCTAATATATCACTTATATCATATCACCTCTATTGTAGGCAAAACCTTTGCTTAAAGAACATGCTAAGATTCCAATGGTGGCTGATCCGTTGCTAAAAGGTAATTACCCGCTAAAGTGTTTACATCAAGCCGTCGCAATTGCATCAATGTGTTTACAAGAAGAAGCTAGCACAAGGCCGTACATAAGCGATGTTGTTGTGGCTCTCGAGTACCTAGCCACGGCTCAAGATGACCAAGAACCAAGTAACGTTGATGAGTAGTCGTTGAGAGTTGAACCAACCATGAACGAAATAAATGTACAACTTTTGATGCATAAAGTACACGCTAGTATAGCATAGTTTAGCTAGTAAAAGAAATTACCTTATGGCCTCCCTTTGAGCAAAGATTTGAACATATAAAAAGAAAGGGCATATATTCTTTACATGGTGAATATTTGTAATTTGTAAACATagattttgaaacaaaaataAATGTGAGATGTGTCACATTCTGTTGAATATGTAAGCCTTTGTGTTTAAACATCGAATCAGTTAACTTCGTCTTTAAGATTTTGGTAACTGAAGCTCGGAATCTTGCTTAGCTTTTGGCGGCTGTGGAGGCGGCTAACAGCGACGTGCACCATGGTGCACATTCTAGGCAAAAACCTACCACTACCGCCACCTTTGCTCTTCCCCCTCCGCCATATGATGGTCAAGAAACCGAAACTATGCCAAAAGTTagaaccaccaccatcaccacaatGCTTGTCAGGTTTTCTAGAGTTTTTTACCGAACTTCCATCATCATCACCTCCACGTAATTCAGACTCGAGCCTTCTGAAATACTCTATCTCCTTCATTACGAGGCTTCCCACTGTACCGCATGCCCCTACCTCAACCGGAACAAGATCAACGCCGCCCATCTTTTCCGGCAAGATGGTGGTGGACATAGTGTTTATCTAATGTGGGAAAAGATTGCTTTTGGTATAATGCACTTCTTTTGCTTTGTATATGAGATGCAATATATCCCATCTATACTAAAGTGATCATGCCTTTGATAAAGTGAGT encodes the following:
- the LOC110910882 gene encoding probable serine/threonine-protein kinase PBL23; translated protein: MTQDAENGMPTENSTQKMVANEVLKHGNSEVVAKAYTFHDLAHATENFNPDLLIGKGGFGRVYKGHLGDKNQVVAVKQLDMIKVQGNREFLAEVLTIGRVHHPNLVNLIGYCVNGHQRLLVYEYMANGSLEEHLFDLDEKKTPLDWHTRMKIAKGVAKGLEYLHNMADPPIIYRDLKSLNVLLDGDMNPKLSDYGPIKIRQKEGEDHISTRVMETYGYSSPEYATTGELTTKSNVYSFGVVFLELISGRRVVDNKRPTEEQNLIIWAKPLLKEHAKIPMVADPLLKGNYPLKCLHQAVAIASMCLQEEASTRPYISDVVVALEYLATAQDDQEPSNVDE
- the LOC110913356 gene encoding uncharacterized protein LOC110913356; translated protein: MSTTILPEKMGGVDLVPVEVGACGTVGSLVMKEIEYFRRLESELRGGDDDGSSVKNSRKPDKHCGDGGGSNFWHSFGFLTIIWRRGKSKGGGSGRFLPRMCTMVHVAVSRLHSRQKLSKIPSFSYQNLKDEVN